The genomic segment AGACTCATACCATGCGGATGGAAATCGTACGAGTCTGGATATCCTTCCATTGGGACGAGCACAGGTAGTGCGTCTGGTGCCGTCTTGTAATCTAGTACCCACAGGGCCCCACGAGAAGCAGGATTGGCGGTGGGCCCCATGAACACATTCCATTCCTTGCGTCCAGGATCGCAGGACAGGAACACGGCGCCCAGCGTGTCAGACATACGCAAGTCTTCACATGCATCGGCTATTTGTGCATGTTGGCTGGTAGATGGATTCGTTTCGTACGCTTGTGGATCAGCCACATACTCGCTGCGGATAGGCGTGCACGTCACGGgaggcgacgcgctgctttCGCCGCCTCGGATATACCACGACGGCATTTCCCTCGGCACAGAAAAAAAGGCTTTGGGGAAGATAGTTCGTATGTACCATGACTGCGACCAAACGAGTGCTAGCAGTGCACCTGCCACCAGGTGCCGGACCTTCAACATGGGCCACACACGAGCCTGAGCGTATTGTCCGTGCATGGGCCATGTGGAACttggcgagcgcgtcggccgATACTGAGGGGTGTGATTGGTCGGGGCGCTGGGCTAGAGGCCCAGGCGCGTGTTGAAGACGACCTACCACTGACATGTACGTACCAGAGGGCTGACGTGTGTAGGAAGCTGTGTATGTGTGTAGCTAACTAACAAGGCAGTCGGCTTGCTAATCTTTGCGAACCAGCCAGGCCAGCAGGCTGTGCcgctcgtgagcgcctgGGACCTCAACTCGTTCTCGTGGATGCAACGTGGCACGGTGCAAGACATGATGGCCTTCATGGCGAAGACGGTGTcggagcgcacgcagccgaTGCAGCGTCAGTCCGTCCAGGAAAACAACTTCACGGCTCATGTGCACGCGCGGCCTGCCGCGGACGGCGTGAGCGGCGTGCTTGTCTCTGACAGCGAGTACcccgtgcgtgtggccTACTcgctgctcggcaaagTGCTCGAAGAGTTTCTTATCAAGCTGCCGAAGTCAATCtggcaggcacaggcaagGCAACTGGCGGCATCCGGCCAAATCCCGCCCAAGGGCGAGGGCATTGTCCGCACGAGCGAATTCCCATATGCGCAGGACTACCTTGCGCGGTACCAAGACCCCCGTCAGGCTGACACGATCttgcgtgtgcagcaggaaCTGGATGATACCAAGATCGTGCTGCATAACACGATCGACTCGGTGCTCCAGCGCGGTGAAGACCTCGATaagctcgtcgagaagAGCGGCTCCCTCAGCCAGCAAAGCAAAATGTTCTACAAGTCGGCCAAGAAACAAAACTCGTGCTGTGGCATTATGTAGTGTCTAGGTCCAACTTTTTCGCGCCGCGACGTGGGTCCATCGTTGTGTCTTCAGCCTCCACCTGACCATGGCAGgaccgccgccacccaGGTCGGCGGAGAAGCTGCCAGGCGATGTGGACCGCCTCTTTGAAGAGCACAGCGTGCGCGACATAAGGGAATACGCTGAAAATCTGTCGCAGCAGGCACACGCAAAGCAGCAGGCAGTGCGAACGCTCGTAGGTGATCGTTTTCACGACCTGTTGAGCGTCTCGCGTACGGTCGTCGATATGAGTGACCAGCTTGCAGTACTACGTCAAACCATCGATATGTTGCTAAGTACCAGCAGTGATGTGGCACGCCAGCATGCAAGTCGTGCGAATGAAGCTCTCCCATTGCAGGGGGAGGCATCTGACGTCGAATCGGCCGCCGCCATGTTGTTGGTAGCTGATGCGCCAGAGACGATTCGCTCGGCCCTCAAATCACACGCATTTATTCAGGCGGCTTGGTCGATCATTTTCGCGGGAAAGGCGTGGACATGGATCAAGGAAAGGCTCGATATGCAGCAATTCCCTATGCTGGTTTCACAATGGGCGGATGTTCAGGCCCTGCGTAAATACGTTCTCACGCGTATCGATGTGTGCATGCAGCAGGCTGGTATGCATACATCCTACGTATTGGATGTGATGCTGGCCTACATCTTGTTGCAGCATGTGTCGCTTGCCTCGGCGCTGTCTCACTTtcacgcacagcgcgtcAAGGCGGCCCTGCGGACATGCACGGAGGGTGAGTACGATCATGCCGACCGCCTGCAGCGACTTCTGAGATCTGTGACGCGAACGCTACATCATACACATGAGCTGTGGGCCCGGCCAAGTCTTTCACGTATCCTTTCACACCTGAGCAGAGCCTTTTTCGAGCTGGGAGCGCCGCGATCTCAAAATTTGTCCTTCGCTCCAGTGGCGGCCCGAGACTTTTATGCGCATGTTCCTATGCCCGTCCAGGCATATGAGCTGCCGCCGATGCAGGAGACGCTGCCCGAGTCGGACATATATCACTACAATGAGATGTTTGTACGGCGTGTATGCTCAGAACTGGATTCGGTCTTGTCATTTATAACAACAGAACATCGGCTCGATTCGCTATTGCCGTGTCGTGACAGGCTAAAGGCATGTGTACAGAATAGCCCAGCCCTCT from the Malassezia restricta chromosome II, complete sequence genome contains:
- a CDS encoding YKT6 protein, giving the protein MKLFGLLIFANQPGQQAVPLVSAWDLNSFSWMQRGTVQDMMAFMAKTVSERTQPMQRQSVQENNFTAHVHARPAADGVSGVLVSDSEYPVRVAYSLLGKVLEEFLIKLPKSIWQAQARQLAASGQIPPKGEGIVRTSEFPYAQDYLARYQDPRQADTILRVQQELDDTKIVLHNTIDSVLQRGEDLDKLVEKSGSLSQQSKMFYKSAKKQNSCCGIM
- a CDS encoding Vps51/Vps67 family protein: MAGPPPPRSAEKLPGDVDRLFEEHSVRDIREYAENLSQQAHAKQQAVRTLVGDRFHDLLSVSRTVVDMSDQLAVLRQTIDMLLSTSSDVARQHASRANEALPLQGEASDVESAAAMLLVADAPETIRSALKSHAFIQAAWSIIFAGKAWTWIKERLDMQQFPMLVSQWADVQALRKYVLTRIDVCMQQAGMHTSYVLDVMLAYILLQHVSLASALSHFHAQRVKAALRTCTEGEYDHADRLQRLLRSVTRTLHHTHELWARPSLSRILSHLSRAFFELGAPRSQNLSFAPVAARDFYAHVPMPVQAYELPPMQETLPESDIYHYNEMFVRRVCSELDSVLSFITTEHRLDSLLPCRDRLKACVQNSPALSILEARLSDILVTQVRHILQQMLSDVPRKFAEALEQGKKDTNAMHDLFTAENVPPTHWRTVRTAGMEACISLVETRLRRIMCSNEDVTASPVHETCMILCDELMQADTSTTEQMHWLLRVCVALYTSPVLTQMLSRTFFERLADIYMELGTRWAHACVQHVVSMDRGAMPSLLMLAHELHTLGPSPLPPPPVWDEWARQTHRAHRASPTQQPMPWQAILEAEDIDTNRVRLILAPWIFTHGQPHQATARRDSPARVARVAPPFISW